Proteins encoded together in one Marinobacter sp. Arc7-DN-1 window:
- the mobB gene encoding molybdopterin-guanine dinucleotide biosynthesis protein B, with product MNVIGIVGWKNCGKTTLAAALIRELSGRGLTVNSIKHAHHTVDVDQPGTDSYQHRDAGAREVILAGGQRFAIMHELRGAREPTLDELLARLGPCDWVVVEGFKTHSHPKIEVHRRESSRAPLHPEDASIIAVATDYASEFAGPCFDLNDVPGIADFILTPGKP from the coding sequence GTGAACGTTATAGGCATCGTGGGCTGGAAAAACTGCGGAAAGACCACCCTGGCCGCCGCTCTGATTCGTGAGCTGTCCGGCAGGGGATTAACGGTTAACTCGATCAAGCATGCCCATCACACGGTGGATGTGGACCAGCCCGGCACCGACAGCTACCAACACCGTGATGCCGGGGCGCGAGAGGTCATCCTGGCGGGTGGACAGCGTTTCGCCATCATGCACGAGCTGCGGGGCGCCAGGGAGCCGACGCTGGATGAATTGCTGGCCCGGCTGGGCCCCTGCGATTGGGTCGTGGTCGAGGGGTTCAAGACCCATTCACACCCCAAAATTGAGGTGCACAGGCGGGAAAGCTCCCGTGCGCCCCTTCACCCGGAAGACGCCAGTATTATTGCCGTGGCGACGGACTATGCCTCGGAGTTTGCGGGCCCCTGCTTTGATTTGAACGATGTGCCCGGAATCGCTGACTTTATTCTGACCCCTGGAAAACCATGA
- the mobA gene encoding molybdenum cofactor guanylyltransferase MobA, producing MTECAVILAGGQANRMGGGDKGRLMLGDQSLIHRVIDRITPQVDAVVLNANGDLSRFDDLGLPVVADSIGDFPGPLAGVLAGMDWAAEQGHEWLISVAADTPSFPLDLAARLAECDTPVVLAATPDPERGRLPQPTFGRWQVALRHNLRAALNDGVRKIRQWTQAQGETLVIFGEDDFFNINTPEDLAWAEKHLK from the coding sequence ATGACTGAGTGTGCGGTCATTCTGGCCGGTGGCCAGGCAAACCGAATGGGCGGTGGTGACAAAGGACGATTGATGCTGGGCGATCAGTCATTGATCCATCGTGTCATCGACCGAATCACGCCGCAGGTCGACGCCGTGGTGTTAAACGCCAACGGGGATCTGAGCCGGTTTGATGATCTGGGTCTGCCGGTGGTGGCCGACTCGATTGGTGATTTTCCGGGCCCGCTGGCGGGTGTGCTCGCGGGCATGGATTGGGCTGCCGAACAGGGCCATGAGTGGCTGATCAGCGTCGCCGCGGATACCCCGTCGTTCCCTCTGGACCTGGCAGCACGATTGGCCGAATGCGATACCCCGGTGGTGCTGGCGGCCACGCCGGATCCGGAACGCGGCCGACTGCCCCAGCCAACCTTTGGCCGTTGGCAGGTCGCGTTGCGGCATAATCTGAGAGCCGCCCTGAACGACGGTGTCCGCAAGATTCGTCAGTGGACCCAGGCCCAGGGTGAGACGCTGGTGATTTTTGGTGAGGACGACTTTTTCAACATTAATACGCCGGAAGACCTGGCCTGGGCGGAGAAACACCTGAAGTGA
- a CDS encoding formate dehydrogenase accessory sulfurtransferase FdhD, translating to MTSAPLLPNPTDPRLSRTVEGVDEAGQPKSISVIEERPLTIYLNSQEIVTAMTIGDHPEYLALGFLLNQGMLKETDQVTKIDFDEELEVAVVRTAGVTDVETKLKKKTRTSGCAVGTVFGDMMAGLDGLSLPDTPVHTSTFYDLSYQINHTPSLYMETGAIHGTALCQGRQILAYMEDVGRHNAVDKIAGWMHLNGIPAADKVLYTTGRLTSEMVIKTALMGIPTLISRSGFTAWGVDIARQVGLTLIGRMRGRKFTCLGGQHRLVFDQDLSQVPDEDKKLRRKGAQHD from the coding sequence ATGACGAGTGCACCCCTTCTACCTAACCCGACCGACCCCCGGCTGTCCCGCACCGTCGAGGGCGTTGATGAAGCCGGCCAACCGAAGTCGATCAGCGTGATCGAAGAGCGTCCCCTGACCATCTATCTGAACAGCCAGGAGATCGTCACGGCAATGACTATCGGCGATCACCCGGAGTATCTGGCGCTCGGTTTTCTCCTGAACCAGGGTATGCTGAAAGAGACCGATCAGGTCACGAAGATTGATTTCGACGAAGAGCTGGAAGTCGCTGTGGTCCGTACCGCAGGTGTTACCGATGTAGAGACCAAGCTGAAAAAGAAAACCCGCACCTCCGGCTGTGCCGTGGGCACTGTGTTTGGTGATATGATGGCCGGGCTTGACGGGCTGTCATTGCCGGATACACCGGTGCACACCAGTACCTTTTACGATCTCTCGTATCAGATTAACCACACGCCCAGCCTGTATATGGAAACCGGTGCCATTCATGGCACTGCCCTGTGTCAGGGACGCCAGATCCTGGCCTACATGGAGGATGTCGGGCGTCACAATGCGGTCGACAAGATCGCAGGCTGGATGCACTTAAACGGCATCCCGGCGGCCGACAAAGTCCTATACACCACTGGCCGTCTGACCTCCGAAATGGTGATCAAGACGGCCCTGATGGGCATCCCGACCCTGATCAGCCGATCAGGCTTTACCGCCTGGGGTGTCGATATTGCCCGGCAGGTCGGGTTAACGCTGATCGGAAGGATGCGAGGCAGGAAATTCACCTGCCTCGGCGGCCAGCATCGCCTGGTGTTCGATCAGGATTTGTCGCAGGTTCCCGATGAAGACAAAAAGCTGCGGCGCAAAGGCGCGCAGCATGATTGA
- a CDS encoding substrate-binding domain-containing protein, with amino-acid sequence MKHLIICVALAFSAHTLADTIIVQSTTSTQNSGLYDYLLPLLEKDTGIKVNVVAVGTGQAIKNARRCDGDVLLVHARPAEEKLVADGYGDYRRDLMYNDFVIIGPKADPANLADARDVIDALQRIKQAGAKFASRGDDSGTHKKERSLWQAAAIDPDAGSGQWYLETGSGMGATLNTGVSLGAYVLTDRATWIAFANKQDAAILFEGNPALFNQYGVIPVSAKKCPNVNREAAETFAQWLLSDTGQAAIGAYQVDGKQLFFPNAD; translated from the coding sequence ATGAAGCACCTGATCATCTGCGTTGCGTTGGCTTTCAGCGCTCACACTCTGGCGGATACCATCATCGTTCAGTCCACCACCTCAACCCAGAACAGTGGCCTATATGACTACCTGTTACCGCTATTGGAAAAGGACACCGGCATAAAGGTGAATGTCGTCGCCGTAGGCACGGGACAGGCGATCAAAAATGCCAGGCGCTGTGATGGCGATGTGCTTCTGGTTCACGCCAGGCCGGCCGAGGAAAAATTGGTTGCTGATGGCTATGGCGACTATCGCCGCGACCTGATGTACAACGACTTTGTCATCATTGGACCCAAAGCCGATCCGGCAAATCTGGCAGACGCCCGCGACGTCATTGACGCTCTGCAGAGAATCAAGCAAGCCGGCGCTAAATTTGCCTCACGCGGTGATGATTCGGGGACACACAAAAAAGAACGCTCATTGTGGCAGGCGGCCGCTATCGACCCTGACGCCGGATCCGGTCAATGGTACCTTGAAACCGGCAGCGGCATGGGCGCAACCCTGAATACCGGTGTGAGCCTGGGCGCCTATGTGTTAACGGACAGAGCCACCTGGATCGCCTTTGCCAACAAACAGGACGCCGCCATTCTATTCGAGGGAAACCCCGCCCTTTTCAACCAGTACGGTGTTATTCCCGTCAGTGCGAAAAAATGCCCGAACGTTAATCGAGAGGCGGCGGAGACCTTTGCACAGTGGTTGCTGTCTGACACCGGACAAGCCGCGATTGGTGCCTATCAGGTTGACGGCAAGCAGCTGTTTTTCCCGAACGCCGACTAG
- a CDS encoding ATP-binding cassette domain-containing protein has product MNTLQSANMPNLLLPIIISDLRLIKGDRAVLQGVNLRIDEPGITVIMGPNGAGKTMLLRCLHGLITPDEGLITLGSLTVAASRDEQAMVFQHPVLLRRTALQNLAFAAPRIAKTAPRRLIQALESVNLADRADQPARMLSGGEQQRLALARALLSEPALLLLDEATASLDPASVLLIESLVKAQSARGTKVILVSHDQSQARRLADEIVFISNGQIAEQSPAGQFFTAPKTPMAKAYLAGEILF; this is encoded by the coding sequence GTGAATACGCTGCAAAGCGCCAATATGCCTAACCTGCTCCTGCCTATCATTATCAGTGACCTGCGCCTTATTAAAGGTGATCGTGCCGTGTTGCAGGGTGTAAACCTGCGGATTGATGAACCCGGCATCACGGTGATTATGGGCCCGAACGGCGCGGGAAAAACCATGCTCCTTCGCTGTTTGCATGGACTGATCACTCCGGATGAAGGATTGATTACTCTGGGCTCCCTGACGGTGGCCGCCAGTCGCGATGAACAGGCTATGGTCTTTCAGCACCCGGTACTGCTGCGCCGAACGGCGCTACAGAATCTGGCCTTTGCGGCCCCCAGGATCGCCAAGACCGCCCCCCGGCGTTTGATTCAGGCTCTGGAGTCTGTCAACTTGGCTGACCGGGCCGATCAACCGGCCCGGATGCTGTCCGGTGGAGAACAACAGCGACTGGCCCTGGCTCGGGCCCTGTTGAGTGAGCCTGCGTTATTGCTGTTGGATGAGGCGACGGCTAGCCTGGATCCGGCATCGGTGCTATTAATTGAATCGTTGGTCAAAGCCCAGAGCGCCCGGGGCACCAAGGTTATTCTGGTCAGTCATGACCAAAGTCAGGCTAGACGTTTAGCCGATGAAATCGTATTTATTTCCAATGGGCAGATAGCCGAGCAGAGCCCGGCTGGTCAGTTTTTTACCGCGCCCAAAACCCCGATGGCTAAAGCGTATTTAGCCGGCGAAATCCTGTTTTAG
- a CDS encoding ABC transporter permease has protein sequence MDALAEAFRLIITLDADLFEILWLSIQVSLSALVVSAVIGLPLGTWLAITRFPGRKFCILLLNALMGMPPVVVGLIVYLLLSRSGPLGWLGLLYTPSAMIIAQVVLITPIIAALSNQVIEHLHQEYRDTFYSMGITGRRAVGAYLVDARYALTTCILAGFGRAIAEVGAVIIVGGNIDHLTRVMTTAIALETSKGNLTLALGLGAVLLTLSLLVNALVIGVREYAAKRQYA, from the coding sequence ATGGATGCATTGGCTGAAGCCTTCCGACTGATTATCACACTGGACGCGGATTTATTTGAAATTCTCTGGCTGTCCATCCAGGTCAGCCTGAGTGCGCTGGTCGTATCCGCCGTCATTGGTTTGCCTCTGGGGACCTGGCTGGCGATCACCAGATTCCCGGGACGCAAATTCTGCATCCTTTTGCTGAACGCCCTGATGGGCATGCCCCCCGTGGTGGTGGGGCTGATTGTGTATTTGCTGCTGTCACGGTCCGGTCCGCTGGGTTGGCTGGGCCTGCTGTACACACCCTCTGCCATGATCATCGCGCAAGTGGTGCTGATCACCCCGATTATCGCGGCTCTTTCGAATCAGGTGATTGAGCACCTTCATCAGGAGTACAGGGATACATTCTACTCGATGGGTATCACCGGGCGCCGCGCGGTGGGGGCCTATCTGGTGGATGCCCGCTATGCGCTGACCACCTGCATTCTGGCGGGCTTCGGCCGGGCCATCGCCGAAGTAGGCGCCGTTATCATCGTCGGCGGCAATATTGATCACCTGACCCGTGTCATGACCACCGCCATCGCACTGGAAACCTCGAAGGGCAACCTGACCCTTGCCCTGGGCCTGGGTGCGGTGTTGCTGACTCTGTCATTGCTGGTCAACGCACTGGTGATCGGCGTCCGTGAATACGCTGCAAAGCGCCAATATGCCTAA
- a CDS encoding acyl-CoA thioesterase has product MDNDVYGHINNVTYYSYFDTAINRYLIDEGGLDIHNAPVVGYIVSSNCQFRKPVAYPEAIESGLRVVKIGGSSVTYEVGVFREGDPEAAAFGQVVHVFVDRRKHASAPIPGEIRAALERILVD; this is encoded by the coding sequence ATGGACAACGATGTGTATGGGCACATCAATAACGTCACCTACTATTCCTACTTCGACACGGCCATAAACCGGTATCTGATTGATGAGGGAGGCCTGGATATCCACAATGCCCCCGTCGTCGGATATATCGTCAGTTCAAACTGTCAGTTCCGAAAACCGGTAGCCTATCCTGAGGCCATCGAGTCAGGACTCCGCGTGGTAAAAATCGGCGGAAGCTCGGTGACTTACGAGGTTGGCGTTTTCAGGGAAGGCGATCCGGAAGCGGCCGCATTCGGTCAGGTTGTGCACGTGTTCGTGGACCGCAGGAAACATGCATCGGCCCCCATCCCCGGCGAAATCCGGGCGGCACTTGAGCGGATACTGGTGGACTGA